TATGGAGAACGTGCGTATATGGCAGATGATGGAAGAACAGGACAATATCATCAGGACAGGTCTCGATATTCTCGTACTCTTCAAAGCGCGCATCCGCGTATTGACGTGCATAACCGGTGCCATCTTTCAACGTACGGTTTACACCGATTCCGTTGCGATCTGCGAAGTGATAGGTTCCCCAACGGTCATACTCGTACCCGTCTATATCTGGTCCATAATGGTGATTCGGACGAACCATGAAGCCAATTCCCAAAGGTGCCGTATAGTTCTCATAAGTCTGATAAGACGTTGCTATGATTTCTGTCAGGATTTCTTTTCCTTTTGGTGTTAAGTCAAAGGTTAAATCGAGCCATTGATCCAACACTTCTTCACTGGTAATAGCGTTATTCCAAATCAGTTTTCCATAGCCGTATAGATTGACTTGCGCCAACTTATGACCGGTCCAGTTATTATCGATACCCACATTCACAACCGCTGAAATACCAGAACGCTGAATGTTTGGGCTATTTTTCGGTAGAAGCTCTTTAACAGTCGCATTTTCTTTATGATGTTTCGTATCGAAATCAAGCACGTCTTTCCACATTGGCATGAGGTAACAAACATGCTTTTGTTGGCCTGTATATTCTTGTGCGACTTGGAATTCCAATACATGGTTTGTTTTCGTTAAACCACCAAATAATGGTGAAACAGGTTCACGAACTTGGAAATCGATGGGACCGTTCTTAATTTGTAGAATAACGTTGTCGTCAAAGTTGCCGTCTAGAGGCATGAAATTATCGTAAGCAGCACGCGCACGATCGATAGAACGGTCACGCCAATCTTGCAAGTGGTTGTATACGAAACAACGCCAAATCACAATACCGCCATGTGGTTGAAGTGCACGGGCCAACATATTCGCACCGTCATCGTGGTTACGGTCATAAACGAATGGTCCCGGCTCACCCTCAGAGTCTGCTTTCACAACAAACCCGCCGAAGTAAGGAATTTCTGCATAAATCTCGTTGGCAGCATCCGCCCAGAACTTGTTGACATCTTCGTCTAACGGATCAGCTGTCGTTAAACCACCAACAGAAATTGGAGCCGCAAAGTTGATACTCAAGTATAGCGTCAAACCGTACTCTTTAAATATTTCCGCAATAGCCTTTACTTCACTTAAGTAAGGTTGTGTAATAAAGAATGTCTCTTCTTTGTGAACGTTCACGTTGTTAATAGTCAACGCATTAATTCCGATTGCTTTCAACAAACGTGCATACTCACGGATTGTATCGTAGTTTTTACGGAATTGGTTATTGTCGTAAAAGAGTGAGTCACCTGCATAGCCGCGTTCAACCGATCCGTCAAAGTTATCCCAATGATTTAACATGCGAACAGCTTGGTCTGGAACAGAGCGGAATACCGGTTTCAATTCATTTTTTGTTACAAGGTCTTGGTGAAGTTGGAACATCCCGTACAGAAGACCGTTCGTCGTATTTGCCTGGACAATAATTTTACCGTCCATGTGTAAAATTTCAAACCCTTCTTTACCTAATGCTTCTATTTCTACAAGCTTAAATTGAAGGGATGAATCTTCCTGATTTGACCTCTCACATTGAGGAAATAATTTAGCCATTTCCCGAAGCAATGTCACTGTCAGTTCATCTGTGTCTTCGATGTAATATGAAGTGTATGGTGAATCGTGCACTTTTTTACTTAACCAAGCTGTATCTCTCATCATAGTTTCTTACCTTCCTATTTTTATTATTATGATTAGCTAGCGTTTGCAAGAGTGAAATTTCTATCTAAGTATAAGCTAGTATCATTAACAAGATTTTTAGATAGCGGTTTCATATCATTAAGAGTGACTTTAAAAAATTAGTTTTCTCTATATTATTGCATTGGAAAACAACTTTTATTTTAGTTAGTTTAATCAACCAACTAATATATTTAAATATACACTATTACATTTTTAATGTCAAACGCTTCCATTTCAGTCTAACATTGTATAAAAAAATCTGTCACTGTTCTTCATAAAAAGAACGATGACAGATTAATATCTTATTCAGACTGGCAGATTATCTTTGCTCTGTCATGACGTCTGCATATTTATCAGGCTTCCGATTAAACTGATCAACGACATAAGAACATTGGGCGACAATTTTTTTGTTTTCTTTACGCATTACATCTGCTAAATGATCCAACAACATTTCCGCAACACCTTGGCCGCGTAATGATGGATCTACAAACGTATGATTCGCAGCGACTGTATTGTCATCGAGCGGCTCATAAGTAATTTCTGCAATCGTATGTCCGGTTGCGTCTAATTGACGGTATCCATTACCATATTTCTCAAATTTATATTCCATGATATTTCCCCTCTCTATCGTCACTTTCTTCTTTAAGTGTATCATTGTAAATTCTAAAATGACAATGATTTGACTAAGACCAAAAAAACACTCCGAATCATCGTTAGATAATCCGGAGTGTTTATTAATTGCGCGGCAACGTCCTACTCTCACAAAGGGAAACCCTTCACTACAATCGGCGCTAAGAAGCTTAACTTCTGTGTTCGGGATGGGAACAGGTGTGACCTTCTCGCCATCGTCACCGCACAATTATTTAATTAAAGGAACAACGTTCCCTCAAAACTGAATCCATAACACGACTGAACAGCTGACCAAAGCTCATTCATCGCTTGCTTTTTTTATTCTAAATCTTGGTTAAGTCCTCGACCGATTAGTACTAGTCCGCTCCATACATCGCTGCACTTCCACTCCTAGCCTATCTACCTGATCGTCTCTCAGGGGTCTTACTCATTCTAGATGATGGGAAATCTCATCTCGAGGGGGGCTTCACGCTTAGATGCTTTCAGCGTTTATCCCTTCCACACATAGCTACCCAGCAATGCCCTTGGCAGAACAACTGGTACACCAGCGGTGTGTCCATCCCGGTCCTCTCGTACTAAGGACAGCTCCTCTCAAATTTCCAACGCCCGCGACGGATAGGGACCGAACTGTCTCACGACGTTCTGAACCCAGCTCGCGTGCCGCTTTAATGGGCGAACAGCCCAACCCTTGGGACCGACTACAGCCCCAGGATGCGACGAGCCGACATCGAGGTGCCAAACCTCCCCGTCGATGTGAACTCTTGGGGGAGATAAGCCTGTTATCCCCAGGGTAGCTTTTATCCGTTGAGCGATGGCCCTTCCATGCGGTACCACCGGATCACTAAGCCCGACTTTCGTCCCTGCTCGACTTGTCTGTCTCGCAGTCAAGCTCCCTTCTGCCTTTGCACTCTACGAATGATTTCCAACCATTCTGAGGGAACCTTTGGGCGCCTCCGTTACTTTTTAGGAGGCGACCGCCCCAGTCAAACTGCCCGACTGACACTGTCTCCCCGCCCGATAAGGGCGGCGGGTTAGACTGGTCCTGCTACAAGGGTAGTATCCCAATGATGCCTCCATCGAAACTGGCGTCCCGACTTCTATGGCTCCTACCTATCC
This genomic interval from Jeotgalibaca porci contains the following:
- a CDS encoding alpha-glucuronidase; protein product: MMRDTAWLSKKVHDSPYTSYYIEDTDELTVTLLREMAKLFPQCERSNQEDSSLQFKLVEIEALGKEGFEILHMDGKIIVQANTTNGLLYGMFQLHQDLVTKNELKPVFRSVPDQAVRMLNHWDNFDGSVERGYAGDSLFYDNNQFRKNYDTIREYARLLKAIGINALTINNVNVHKEETFFITQPYLSEVKAIAEIFKEYGLTLYLSINFAAPISVGGLTTADPLDEDVNKFWADAANEIYAEIPYFGGFVVKADSEGEPGPFVYDRNHDDGANMLARALQPHGGIVIWRCFVYNHLQDWRDRSIDRARAAYDNFMPLDGNFDDNVILQIKNGPIDFQVREPVSPLFGGLTKTNHVLEFQVAQEYTGQQKHVCYLMPMWKDVLDFDTKHHKENATVKELLPKNSPNIQRSGISAVVNVGIDNNWTGHKLAQVNLYGYGKLIWNNAITSEEVLDQWLDLTFDLTPKGKEILTEIIATSYQTYENYTAPLGIGFMVRPNHHYGPDIDGYEYDRWGTYHFADRNGIGVNRTLKDGTGYARQYADARFEEYENIETCPDDIVLFFHHLPYTHVLHSGKTVVQHIYDTHFEGYEKVEEYVKVWEQLKDEVDEASYNNVRERLAEQKRCALEWRDQINTYFYRKSGIADEHKRQIYG
- a CDS encoding GNAT family N-acetyltransferase, which gives rise to MEYKFEKYGNGYRQLDATGHTIAEITYEPLDDNTVAANHTFVDPSLRGQGVAEMLLDHLADVMRKENKKIVAQCSYVVDQFNRKPDKYADVMTEQR